A single window of Sphaerodactylus townsendi isolate TG3544 linkage group LG03, MPM_Stown_v2.3, whole genome shotgun sequence DNA harbors:
- the NHP2 gene encoding H/ACA ribonucleoprotein complex subunit 2, whose amino-acid sequence MGRSKHQECGEAPEPEPEETPERSYQELVENVNAIARPLASRKLTRRLYKCIKKAAKHKQIRRGVKEVQKFLNKGEKGITVLAGDTLPIDVYCHIPIMCEDRNLPYVYIPSKTDLGAAAGSKRPTCVIMIKPHEEYQETYDECLEEVEALPLPL is encoded by the exons ATGGGCCGAAGCAAGCATCAGGAATGCGGGGAAGCGCCTGAACCGGAGCCGGAGGAAACCCCGGAACGGTCCTACCAGGAGCTGGTGGAGAACGTGAATGCGATTGCGCGGCCGCTGGCCTCCCGGAAGCTCACGCGCAGACTTTACAAGTGCATTAAGAAAG CGGCGAAGCATAAACAGATCCGACGCGGGGTGAAAGAGGTCCAAAAATTCCTCAATAAAGGCGAGAAGGG gatcACAGTCCTTGCAGGAGATACATTACCTATTGATGTGTATTGTCACATCCCCATCATGTGTGAAGACCGGAATCTTCCATACGTCTATATTCCTTCCAAAACG GACTTAGGAGCAGCTGCAGGTTCAAAACGCCCAACATGTGTGATCATGATCAAGCCACATGAAGAATATCAGGAAACCTATGATGAGTGCTTGGAAGAGGTGGAggctcttcctctccccttgtga